A region of the Bacteroidota bacterium genome:
TAATTCCGCGTTGGGATGGCACTGCATTAATTGCAGGTGCAATTGCCGATAATGGTGATAATATTTCTATTGGATGGAACGGTGGTATATTAACCAACACCTCAGCTGCCTTTTATAATAATGAAAGTGCATTTTTGGATGAAGAAATCGCATTAAAAGGTGTTGATCAAACAATTTCTATTGGTGGAGTTGCAACCATACATGCTTATGCAAACATTGGATACAATACTTCAGGTTTAATATTTCTTGAAACACCAATTTCACATGCCGGCGTATGGTCTAGTTCATCATCAACTGCTTCTTCCGCATCAATTTATGCAACTGCAACAGGAACCGCAACCAGTAATTATGCAATAATTGCTAAAAGTACCGGAGCGGGAACAACTAATTACGGATTATGGGCTAAAGCATCAAGTGCAACAAATAATTATGCTATTGTTGTACCATCAGACGGTGGTTATGTTGGTATTGGAACAGTTACACCAAATGTTCGTTTTCATGTAAACGGCCTGGCAGGTGAAGATGTAATGCGCATTCAGGTTTCCGGTACAACAAAAATGTTGGTGCAATCTAATGGTGGAACTTCATTTGGTTCGCTTACTGCTGCTCCTTCAAATGGAATTTATGTTTCAGGAAATGTGCAGGTAGGTACTGAGCCGGTTCCAACAGGTTATAAAATGAGTATTGATGGTAAATTAGTTTGTGAAGAAGTAAAAGTACAATTAAGTGCTGACTGGGCTGATTATGTATTTGATGATACCTATAAATTATTAAGCCTTGAAGAAGTTGAAGCATTTATAGTTGCAAATAATCACTTACCAAATATTCCTTCTGCCGATGAACTGGCTACAACCGGTTTAGATCTTTCTGCAATGAATATCCTGATGATGCAAAAAATTGAAGAACTCACTTTGTATCTCATCGAATTAAATAAACAAAATGAATTGTTAATGCAGGAAATAAAAACATTGAAACAATAATTGTTCATTTTATTAAAATCTATAACGATGAAAAATTTTAAAATGAATATAAAAATCATGGCAACCATGGTTTTATGTTACGGAACAGTCCAACTGTCGGGACAAACTGCTGTTGCGCTTGATGATGGCCTAAAACAAGTTGAATGTGTTACAGAAGAAAATTATCAGCAGTTTATTAAACCATTGCTACATCAAAATATTGTAAAGTTGCGCAGTGAGGGGAAATTGGATTTTACCAATACTGCAAAACTTGCAGATGGCACAGTACCACTTTCCTGGCCTTTGCGAATGACCAGCGAATATAAAGATATAGATGGTGTTAATGATTATTTTATCATATCCAATTTCGCCGATTTAAATCATGACGAATATTACCGGTTAGACTGGGAATGTAACACTTATGAAAATGCTCGTAATTATGATCAGCACAACGGAGCTGATATATTACCTTATCCTTTTACATGGCAAATGATGGAGGATGAAAGTATCGATATTATTGCTGCCGCAGACGGGGAAGTAATTTACAGATACGATGGTAATGTTGTAGATAGAAATTGCGAATCACCACATGTATTTAATTACGAACCATTTAATGGCGGTTATTACGGCAATTTTATTGCTTTATTGCATAGTGATAGCAGTATTACGGTATATGCACACATGAAAAACGGCACCGTTGCAAATCTTGAACTTGGTGATAATGTAGAAGCAGGCCAGTTTTTGGGTAAATTGGGCAGCTCAGGCAACTCGACAGCACCACATTTACATTTTGAAGTGCGACCATGCGAAGCTTGTTCATATATTGAACCTTGGTTTGATGCAGCTGGTTGCAACGATGACGTAACTGAAAGTCAGTGGATTAACCAAATACCTTATTCCGATACCAAAGTTTTACGTGTAACTACACATTTAAATTTACCGATTTATCAATCTTGCGCTGAATATGAATCAGGAGCTACTGAAATTGAAAATTTGGTAAATCATTTTACATCATCCGACAATTTATTAATACTGGCAGCAATTGGAGATCTTAAAGATGATTATCCTGTTTATATGGATATCATTAACAGTGCAGGATCTGTTTTAAATTCGCAGAGTTATACATCACCATATTCACTTCAATATGGGCAAGTGGTATTGTTCACACATATGTTAACGGGTTTTAGCACAGGTACCTATAAAATCCGTATAACCTATAACGGAGAAGTGGCATATCATTATTTTACCGTAAACTGTCCTGCTGCAGCAACATTAACCGGAACACATACGGGAGTAAAAGGATTTATAAACGGTGATTTTATTGCCAGTAATGCAACAATTTCCGGTGTAAGCACTAACAATGTGTTTTATCAGGCAGAAAACTATATCAAATTAAATGTGGGATTTCAGGCAACACAAAACAGTAAATTTCATGCACAAATTGATGATTGTACTGTTGGCGGATTGCGTGAAATGGAAGAGGAAACGGTTTATTCCAATGAACTTGTACTTGCGCCGAATCCAACCTTTGGTATTTTTTCAGTAAATTATAATTGTAGTGATTTGGGGGATAAAAAAATTGTGATACAAAATGTGCTGGGTAATATAATTTATACCTCACAAACATTTTCCAACACAAATGATATTTCCGAATTAATTGACCTCAGTAATTTACCAAAAGGCATTTATCTTGTTGAGATACAACAATCGGGTAAATCAGTTACCGAACAACTGGTGATACAATAAAAGGGTGTTTATGTAAAAAAGAAACCGGGAGCGTTTGTTTCCGGTTTTTTTTATGGGTAAAAGGTTTGACTAATAATATTTTCTTATATTAGACATCTTTTTAGTAGTTAGGGAGTTATTCTTTCTTGAATTTAATAATATTATGAAACGAGAGGTTTGTCTTGTATTATGCTTGTTGTTTGTGGCGCTTTCATGCTCCGTTACCCATAATCAATCAAATACAACAGAACCCAGTATTCAAACTCAAGATAATGTTGAGCAACAAGTAAATATCAAAATCGATTCCATATTCATGCAAAAAAAAGGGGAAGCAGTTGTAAGCATTCCTCTTTCCCAATTGGCATTAATAGATTATATAAACATTTTTAACCTTGATTCTTCCAAAATGCAATTAAAGATTGCGAATGGCATTTTAACCGGTTGTATTTACGACCTCCCGGATTATCGGTTTTATTTTAATTTTTGTAGTTCGGATTTTATAGTAAATTTTTACTTTCTGGAGGATTTTGATAATTCAAGCCTTTTAAATTATACGATTTGTAACACAAGAATTTATCACCAGGAGGAACAGCCGGCTGTGAAATTTGAAATAGAAACAGACACGTTGTTTATTCATTAAAAAATTATTTGCAATAATTACTAACCACAGTTTTTTTAAATAAATTTACCTTATGCCTTTATCACCACAAACCGCTGAAACCATATTTAATACACTAGTTGAAGCAATGACATCCTTATGTCCGCCTTTAGTTATTACTAAAAATAAAAAAGATGTTTTTGAAATTATTGGCAATACGCCGGTGCCTTATGGGTCGACAAAAAAAATTATTCCGGGAATGTATTTTGCTTCTGCTGTAATACGGAAAGATATGGTGAGCTTCTATGTTTTCCCAATTTACGGCCATCCCGAATTATTTATTGATGTCGCGCCAATTGCAATGAAATGCCTGAAAGGGAAAACCTGTTTCAACTTCAAAAAAACCGAACAGGTGAACAAAAAAGAAATCCTAGCCATGTTAAAAAAAGCGCTCGCTGTTTGGAAAAAAGCAGGTTATGTAAAAGGCTAACATACCACAAAAACGCAAGCGAATAAAATCGCAGCGAAACGAAAATTTTACTATTTCACCTTTTTTACCTGCGGTTAAAACCTGAGGAATTATTTCTGATTTATTCGTACTGAGACTTTTTCGTCGCTAAAATTCATCACTATAATCCCCTGAATAAATTTGAGGATATATGAGAATTATCAAACCATTAACCGCTTACACCCTACAAAAACGCGACCCTAAGCGCTTAAGGGAATGAAAAAAATGGGCTAAAATGTTGCCTATCTGTTTCATATACACTACTTTAGATGCTGCATACACGTTTGCAAAAACCCTTAGGAACAAACCAAATATGCACACATTTAAAAAGGCTGCCCTTTTTACCGTTATTCTTTTATCTGCCTACTCCACATTTGCCCAAACTGAGGCCTGGTATATCCGTCGCACCCCTCCTGAACCATGGACCTGGTGCCCGGTTTTAAATACCAATATCACCGAAATGGATAATGTGTTTGGTGTCGGCGGATGGAACTCCGGTTACTTTACCACAGTTGACGTTACTGATGCATTTGGACCCGATTCGAAATTCGTTTTTCTGGAAGGTGGAGATGACCATGCTATTGAACTCAAAACATTTCTGACCGCAAATATTACTGCAATCGAAAATTGGGTATATGCCGGTGGAAGCCTCTTTTTAAACGCGGCCCCCAATGAAGGTGCTGATATCAATTTTGGATTTGGTGGTGTTTTACTTGATTATACGCCAGGAGCTTATGCCAGCAATGTTGATGCTTCTGATCCTTTACATCCAATTTTTGCCGGACCTTATACCCCAACAGGCTTAAGCTGGACAGGCACTTCCTATACCCACGCTAAAGTTACCGGCCCATGTTTAATGCCATTAATTGAAGATTCATTTTCCGGTTTTTATGCCGCAGCCGAAAAACGCTGGGGAGCAGGTGTTTGTATTTTTGGCGGGATGACGGTTACCGGATGGCATTCACCTTTTACTCAAGCGCGTAACGTAAGGCAAAATATTTTATCTTATCTCTATAATTTCGAAGGTGTAATTGCTTCAACTTTTACCTACCCCGATTCAATTTATTGTAAAACAGACCCCGATCCATTCCCGATTTTTGAGCCGGGTGCCGATACCGGAACTTTTACTGCAACTCCTGTCGGAATGATAATCGATCCCGAAACCGGGGAAGTAGATTTAAGTGCTTCCGCTGCAGGAACATATATTATTACGAATGGTGCTGTTATCGATTGTATCCCCGCCGCATTTACCATGATAATTGGTGATGAACCAAAAGCAAATTTCACCTATTTAGGCGGACCTTATTGCAGCACTGATTCAGACCCTACACCTTCTTATTTATTAGGCGGAATTGCGGGTACTTACACAGCTGCTCCGGCCGGATTGGTTTTAAATGCAGCAACCGGTACTATTGATATCAGTGCCTCCACTCCGGGAACTTATACCGTTACAAATACAGTAACAAGTTTATATTGCGGTAATGATGTACATACTGATATCATTACGATAAATCCTGCTTATGATTTAATTGTGGATGCAGAAATTTGTGAAGGAATATCATATACATTACCGGATGGTACGGTTGTAACTGTTGGGGGCACTTATATAAATAATTTTATTACACCGGCTGGTTGCGATTCTATAATTACAACGAATTTAATTGTAAATGATGCCTATGCAACTACAGTTAATGCCTCTATTTGTAATGGCGAAGTTTATGTTTTACCCGATGGCACAAATGCAACAACACCCGGCGCGTATGTGCAATTATTTCCAACTGCAGCAGGTTGCGATTCTGCAATTACAACTATCCTGGATGTAAATCCGGTTTATTCAAATGTGGTAAATACCGGAATTTGTTCAGGTGAAACTTATACCTTACCTGATGGAACTACAACTACAACAATGGGTACCTATAATATTACATTGCCAACTGTTGATGGTTGCGATTCAAATATTATTACACATTTAATGGTGTTTCCCGTTTATGCTATTAGTGAAACTGTAAATATTTGTGCTGGCGAAACTTATACATTACCTGATGGAACTGTAACCGGTGCAGCAGGTATTTATAATTCAAATTTATTAAGCGAATATTCCTGTGATTCAATTATTACAACAACATTAATTGTTGACCCTGTTTATAATCCTGTATTTAATGAAGCAATCTGTGAAGGTGAATCTTATACTTTACCAAGTGGAGTAGTTGTAAATGCATCCGGAACATATACTTCTTCTTATACAACTGCCGCAGGTTGCGACTCCATTATTACAACAAACTTAACTGTAAATCCCAACCCAATAATCACATTTACAATTGATGATATTGTTTGTTTGGAAGACGCTGTAATTCCACTGACTGCATTTCCTGCAGGTGGTATTTATTCAGGTACTGGTATAACAGGAACTGATTTTATTCCGTCCACTGCAGGTGTTGGTGGTCCATATATTATTACATACGATTACACCGATGCCAACGGCTGTTTTGCTACTGCATCTGTATCTATAAGTGTTGATCAAAATACCGCTGTAGCATGGGGAGATACTACTGTATTCGCCGGTGAACAAGCAACATTATACAGCGAAGCCGGCGGCGATTATACGTGGACACCACCAACTCAGCTCATTTGCGCAACATGTCCTGAAACGCCTGCTTATCCGCTGGAAAGTATTTTATATACCATCACATCTTATAATGTAAATGGATGTGTTGCTTCCGATGATGTTTATATCGAGGTATTACCAAATCCGGGAAATGCGACATTTATTCCCAACACCTTTACTCCAAATGGTGATAATTTTAACGACTACTTTTTTGCTTATGGATATAATTTAGTTTCTATTAAAAGTATGCGCATTTACGACCGCTGGGGAAGTATGATTTTTATAAAAGAAAATATGAATGCTGAAGCAGAAAATGAAGGGTGGGATGGAACTTACAATGGTGAAGTTGTGAATCAGGGTGTGTATGCTTACATCGTTGAGCTCACTTTTCACAATGGCATCACAACCAAATATCAGGGAAATATTACACTCATCAGGTAATATTAAAATACAAACTAATTTTCCTTAAAATAAAACAACCCTCTTAGCCGCAACAAGCTGCCAGGAGGGTTGATTATTTTCTTTCCGGGAAAATGATTACTCTCTTAAATCAATTACTTCAACACCGGGATATTTACTTTTATCAAATTTAAAAGTGCTATCCGATAATTCCATATTGAATTTAAAATTGGAAATTGTATAAGTATAATGAATCGCATTTTTATCGTAAACAACACCACGTTTAACAGTATTGTCACTAATGTCGATATACATTTTAATTTTACTGAAACTTAAATTTTTATTTTTTGGTGTAAGCTCAATTACCTGAATTGTTTTTCCGTTTTCAGTTAACTTTTCACCCATGTAAGCGAGATAATCTTTTTCAGCAATTTTAAAAATATCATTTGGTGTCATGATATCCTGACCCTGCTCAAAATTATTTATCTGCACTTCATTTACATCTTTTAAATAAGTCCAAAGTGTTTTGCCATCTGAAATAATCATTTGGTTGCCCATATCAGCTTTAAACATATTGCCTTTGCTGCTTACTTTGCCGGTTTTAGTTTCTTTGCTTTTGGCATCCTGGTTTTCAATGGTGAGGGAAATGTCCATCTGCATGGTTTTGTAAGCACTGTATTTCTGGCTTACCGCCTTTAACAGTTTAACTGCATTGGCATCAGATGTTTGTCCAAAAACAGTGTTGGCAGTAATAAAGAGAACAAACACCCCTGATAATAGTTTTTTCATGACTCGTAGTTTGAATTTCGTTGCAAAATTAACTTGTAAATGAATAGTTTGATTAAAATCAATCAAGATTTTGCAAATACTGTTCCAACTCTGTTAAATCGCCGTATAAAACTTCTCTGGCCTTACTTCCGGCATTGGGTCCAACCACACCTGCTGCCTCCAACTGATCCATCAAACGCCCGGCCCTGTTGTATCCCAGCTTAAGGCGGCGCTGAATTAGCGACGTGGAACCTTGCTGATGTTGAACAATAATTTTTGCAGCCTCCTCAAAAAGTGGGTCTCTGTCACCCTCCAAAATCTCCGCTTTTTCCTTCTGCGCCTGCTCATCAACAAACTCAGGCAGCATAAAAGCCTCGGGATAACCCTTTTGATTGGCAATAAAATCCACCACCTTGTCTACCTCCGGTGTATCCACAAAAGGACACTGTAAGCGAACTACATCGCTGCCTATCGCCAGCAACATATCACCTCTACCCACCAACTGCTCGGCACCACTACTGTCCAGGATGGTCCTGCTATCTACCTTACTGGCTACCTTAAACGCTATACGAGCCGGGAAATTGGCTTTAATTGTTCCCGTAATAATATTTACCGATGGCCTTTGTGTTGCAATTACGCAATGTAAACCCACAGCACGCGCCAGCTGGGCAATACGCGCAATCGGCATTTCCACCTCTTTACCTGCTGTCATAATCAAGTCGGCAAACTCATCAATCACCAGCACGATATAAGGTAAAAACATATGCCCTTCTTTCGGATTCAACTTCCGTTTTACAAACTTGGCATTATACTCTTTAATGTTACGCACCTGCGCATTTTTCAGCAGCTCATAACGCGTGTCCATCTCAATACATAAGGCATTCAGGGTAGCAACCACTTTTCTTGTATCAGTAATAATCGCATCTTCCTCACCCGGCAATTTCGCCAAAAAATGTTTTTCTATCACCGAAAACAAGCTCAATTCCACCTTTTTCGGATCCACCATTACAAATTTGAGCTGGGAAGGATGTTTTTTATACAATAGCGAAATCAGCAAAGCATTAATACCCACCGATTTCCCCTGACCGGTTGCTCCGGCCATTAGTAAGTGCGGCATGCGGGTTAAATCGGCGATATAATTTTCGCTCGAAATGGTTTTGCCCAAACAAACAGGTAAATCCATTTTAGCGTGTTGAAACTTGTCGCTGGCAATTTGACTCCGCATCGAAACCGTTTCTTTATTTACGTTCGGTACTTCTATACCAATTGTTCCTTTACCCGGAATCGGCGCAATAATACGAATACCCAAGGCAGCTAAACTTAATGCAATATCATCTTCCAGATTTTTTATTTTCGAGATACGTACACCGGCAGCAGGAATAATTTCATATAATGTTACCGTTGGGCCGATGGTCGCTTTTATTTTCGAAATCTGAATATTATAATTATTTAAGGTGGCAATAATCTGATCTTTATTGCGCTCTAATTCTTCCGTATTAATTGAAACGGTTTCGCTATTATATTCTTCCAGTAGTTCTAGGGTTGGATATTTATAATTTGGTAAATCTAAAATCGGATCAAAATTGTAGTGCATGTTTTCCATCTCTACAATTTCTTCATGCGGTTCTTCAATATCCAATGCTAAATTGTCCTGCTCTTCCATTAGCGGTTCCTCTTCACCTGCAACAACAGTTGTAAGTGGTTCATCCATTTCTAAAGTAACGGGAGTTTGTTTTTCAGCAACCGGCTCCACCTTTTTCAGCTCCATAATAATGGGCTCTTTTATTTCTTCATTCGAAGTATATACAGGCGGAACAATAATATTTTCTTTTATTACATTTACCGGATTAACTGCAGCAGCAACTAAAGTATCATCCTCTGAAAGTGGCTCTGTATCAGCATTTTCAGGTTTCGGTTTTCTGTTGAAGAGATTCATCAAAAAACTAAAATCTACTTTTGTAAAAATAATCATGTAAATAATCATCGCCGCCGTAAGCATTAAAATGGCGCCGATTTTCCCGAAAGTACTTTCTAAATAAAATGCAGTTCCTTTTCCAAATGCACCTCCGTAAGGGAACTGTGCAGTATAAAAAATAAATCCCAGCATGGTGCTGAGCCATATCATAATTACGGCACCCTGACCAATTATCGTGATATTATTAAATACGCGTTTATTAAAAAAACTATTTACGCCAATGGTAAAAAACCAAATCACAAAAAAGAAACTCGCAATACCAAACCAGCAATAAAAAAACTGGTGACTTACCACTGCACCTAAATTACCTAAATGATTTTGAACGGCAATGCTGCTGTTAAACACCTGCTTCCAGGGATGTTCCCAAATTAAACTCTGATCCTGTTTCCACGTAAGCAAATAACTTGCAAAAGCAATTCCAATAAAGAAACTACCCAATATCAGCATCACGCCCGTGGTTTTTTTAAACCTTTCGTCTTTTAAAAACGCGAGACTGCCCTTTTTCGATTTTTTTGTTGCTTTTTTCGATTCTGCCATCCTATAATAATCTATACACTTTGTCGAAGGTAAAGGTATATAACCTCTCGACACATGGAAACGCATTTTTACCCCAAACCAATATGTGGTTGTCTAAGATTTTGGGCGTCCCCTTTCGTAGTGTTTTTTTAAAAGCAGAAAATTAAGCAGGGCATTCCAAACGCTGATTCTAATTAACAGCTATCCCTACAATTTATTAATAAAAAACCCTACTCCAGGTCGGGCTATCCACTCCAACTCCTTTGCCGAGGCGGACAAACGGGTTTCCGTTTCTATCCCTAACGCGCCATGCTAATCACTTAATCGAAAAATTAATCCGTCCCAACCCGCTTAATCCGTTTAATCCGTGCCTGCCTGCCGGGGCAGGTTACTCTACACCACCTCCCACAAAAAATCAGCGAGTATCATCACACACCATAAAAAAAATCAGCTAAAATCTGCCAAAATCTGCGACCCGCCCCGCCGGGTTCGCGCCTGCCTGCCGTGGCAGGTTCCTCTTCAACACACCCCACAAAAAAGTCAGCGAGTATCACCCCACATCATATAAAAAAATCAGCTAAAATCATCCAAAATCCGCGACCCGCTAGCCGGGTTCAGCGTTCCCTTTAAAATGTGCCTATTCCTTTCACCCCGGAATTCCACTCAAACATTGTATTTTTGAAAAAATTTAAAACTAATGCGTCAACCAGTCGAATATACCGAATACCTCCAGCTCGAAAAAATACTAAACGCACAATCCCTCGAAAGCGATAAAGAAAATGCCCATGCCCACGATGAAATGTTATTTATCATTATTCATCAGGCATACGAACTCTGGTTCAAACAAATTCATTTTGAAGTAGATTCTGCATTAACCATCATGCGTAAAGATGCAGTCAACGATAATTCCGCAGAATTACAAACCATTGTTCATCGTACATCAAGAGTTATCACGATATTAAAATTATTAGTGCAGCAAATTGATATTCTTGAAACTATGACTCCCCTCGACTTTCATGAATTCAGAGATTTTTTGCGTCCTGCATCCGGATTTCAAAGCTGGCAATTTAAAATGCTGGAAGCTAAACTCGGTTTAAAATTCGATGAACGTCACGGTCAGCAATATTATTTAAGTATGCTGAAACCGGAATATGTACAATTTGTAAAAGAAGTAGAATCACAAAAAACATTTCTCGAGTTAATTGACGATTGGTTAAAACGTATGCCATTTTTTAACGACCATAATTTATGGGCGAATTATCATACACCAAACACAAACGATTCCGGTTATCATGCATTTTGGAATGATTATCTGAAAGCCTATGCATCAACATTAGTTGAAGGTGAAAAACAGAATATCGAAACGTTTGAAAAAATATTTTTAAGCGAAAATAAAAGTGAGTATACTAATTTAAGCAGTGAGGCAATGCGTAATGCATTATTTATTTCATTGTATCGTGGCAATCCGATTTTACAAATGCCATTTCAGCTCATGCAAAATTTATTGGATATCGACGAACAAATGGCCACTTGGCGTTTCCGTCACATCAACATGGTTCACCGCATGATTGGCTCCCGTGTTGGCACCGGTGGAAGTTCAGGCAAAGATTATTTGCAAGGTGCACTCAACAAACATTATATTTTTAAAGATTTCGCATTCCTCAGCAGCTATTTAATCCAACGCAACAAACTCCCCGAATTATCCCCCGAACTAAAAGCCCGACTCGGATTTAAATTTTAATAATTTATCACATCAATCGTAAATCGTATTTGTAAGGGCGGATGCAATTCGCCCCTACAAATACGATTTACTCACATTATTCTACCCTATAAAAATCCGTTTTTTTTACCCGTTCAATCCGTTAAATCTGTGCCTGCCTGGCAGTTCCTTTCAAAAACACATCCACCAAAAAAAATCAGCGAGTATCATCACACATCATCCAAAAAAAATCAGTTTAAATCCACCCAAATCAGCGACCCGCCTGCGGGTTCCGCGGTCTCTAAGCAGGTTCATCACCAAAACCGCCCCCCCGCGGGGTCCCCCCCCCCCCCCCCCCGGGGGGGGCTCCCATCTTCACCACCTGCATCCCCACTTCCCCATTCACATACAAATAATACAATCCCGCCTGTAAATCCCCACCGGTAATCGTAATTAAATTATCCCCCTCTACATCATCTTCCGCAACTAAATTCCCCATCACATCATACAACATCCACGAATCAATTAATCCCTTCTCACTATTCAAATAAATATTTTCAGTAAACGGATTCGGATAAATATTAATATCATTTTTTAATAAAGGATTTGTTTCAATTCCGGTTAATTCATCCAATCTATATTGACTAAAAAACCGCCATATTTCTCTGCAGGCATTAATATCTAAATTCGTCACCCCTAAAAATGTAACCGCAGTTCCCGGCCATGTATGACCGCCATCAATAATTTTAAATAATTCAACATTAATATCTTTATAACATGCATTGTATACATAATGCTCAGCAGTACATAAATCAGAGGGCACTAAATCCGGAATTGCTGTAAATGTTGGTGCTTCGTTACAATGATTTTGTTTTACCCAATAACTTACAACTGAGTCAACCGGTAAAAATCCGAAAGCACCATCATAAGGTACAGTGCCATCTGCGTTGCCATGAATTTGCATAACAGGTGTATTA
Encoded here:
- a CDS encoding T9SS type A sorting domain-containing protein, producing the protein MKNRIILFSLMLAAMFSANAQVTIIDSIFTGGIYRNYRLYVPAAYSEDTPAPLVFNLHGYTSDAFGQSVYANFNPIADTAGFLTVIPNGTFDIFGKRYWNCFIAPGTGVDDVAFLSALIDSLDAEYNIDLNRVYSTGMSNGGFMSHTLACELSNRIAAIASVAGSIDEDRMPFCDPQHNTPVMQIHGNADGTVPYDGAFGFLPVDSVVSYWVKQNHCNEAPTFTAIPDLVPSDLCTAEHYVYNACYKDINVELFKIIDGGHTWPGTAVTFLGVTNLDINACREIWRFFSQYRLDELTGIETNPLLKNDINIYPNPFTENIYLNSEKGLIDSWMLYDVMGNLVAEDDVEGDNLITITGGDLQAGLYYLYVNGEVGMQVVKMGAPPGGGGGGTPRGGGFGDEPA